The following are encoded in a window of Ictalurus punctatus breed USDA103 chromosome 13, Coco_2.0, whole genome shotgun sequence genomic DNA:
- the hexdc gene encoding hexosaminidase D isoform X1 — MEASALSRGKKLVHLDLKGAPPRLNYLYELIQLFSDLGANGILIEYEDMFPYEGELTILQSKSHPPYSHCRSSTYSREEILAIQDAAYSRGLEIIPLVQTFGHLEFVLKHSTFSNLREVSHCLGTLNPHSKQGLALILEMLHQVMGLHPRSTVLHIGADEVYMLGQGEESKEWLSIPGHSTDKLFLSHVTKVAKGIRETYPSLSVIMWDDMLRNMTTDTIKDSGLVGLVQPMLWDYTPTLDVAHNILLMEKYKTAGLSQQWIASSFKGSTTVYTCVTSTQRHVDNHVQWLKVVAGLSPGVDLQGIALTGWQRYDHLSVLCELMPLGLHSLASCLQTLQHGSFTQEAQHMVMEILGTGTTEVGDVERLSQGCSRSYTGMKLAELIIQLMAMLESEDLRHFESNMYVRGWFSPYHRQQKTVNPLIAQQIQKQAQMFLEAVAVKVQEVRQEMILLYPDLTVEEWVTQHVTPVWKPIHDLLTDIQKVLEDMGLYISKSERWSHVV, encoded by the exons ATGGAAGCTAGTGCATTGTCAAGAGGCAAAAAATTGGTTCACTTGGATTTAAAAGGGGCACCTCCCAGACTTAACTACTTATATGAG CTGATCCAGCTTTTTTCTGATCTTGGTGCAAATGGCATTCTTATTGAGTATGAGGATATGTTTCCCTATGAAGGAGAGCTGACGATTCTTCAGTCAAAATCTCACCCACCATACAG TCACTGTCGCTCATCCACATACAGCCGTGAAGAAATTCTTGCCATTCAAGATGCCGCTTATTCCAGAGGGTTGGAGATCATTCCTCTGGTGCAGACATTTGGACACCTTGAA TTTGTCCTGAAGCATAGCACCTTTAGCAATTTGCGAGAAGTAAGCCACTGCCTGGGGACCCTGAACCCACACAGCAAGCAAGGACTTGCGCTTATACTGGAGATGCTGCATCAGGTTATGGGGCTTCATCCGAGGAGCACTGTTCTGCATATCGGGGCAGATGAG GTATACATGCTGGGTCAAGGAGAGGAGTCTAAAGAGTGGTTAAGCATTCCAGGTCACAGTACTGACAAGCTGTTCCTCAGTCATGTCACTAAGGTGGCAAAAGGCATTAGGGAGACTTATCCCAGCCTCAGTGTGATAATGTGGGACGACATGCTGAGGAATATGACCACTGACACCATTAAAG ACAGTGGTCTAGTCGGACTAGTGCAGCCCATGCTGTGGGACTACACACCTACTTTGGATGTGGCCCACAACA TTCTGCTAATGGAGAAATACAAGACTGCTGGTTTATCCCAACAGTGGATTGCGAGTTCTTTCAAAGGCTCCACCACTGTATACACTTGCGTAACCAGCACACAAAGGCATGTGGACAATCATGTTCAGTGGTTAAAAGTGGTAGCTGGTCTTTCTCCTGGCGTTGATCTACAGGGCATTGCACTCACTGGCTGGCAAAG aTATGACCACCTGTCTGTTTTGTGTGAATTGATGCCCCTCGGCTTGCACTCTCTTGCCTCATGTCTGCAGACTCTACAACATG GAAGCTTTACTCAGGAAGCTCAGCACATGGTGATGGAGATACTTGGCACGGGCACAACTGAAGTTGGAGATGTAGAGAG GTTGTCTCAAGGTTGCTCCCGCTCATATACTGGCATGAAACTAGCTGAACTAATTATACAGCTAATGGCAATGCTTGAGTCTGAAGATCTCAGACACTTTGAGAGCAATAT GTATGTGAGAGGCTggttttcaccttatcacagaCAGCAAAAGACTGTCAACCCACTTATTGCACAACAAATTCAGAAACAGGCACAAAT GTTTCTGGAAGCTGTAGCGGTCAAGGTGCAGGAGGTGAGGCAGGAGATGATCCTGCTTTACCCAGACTTAACAGTGGAGGAATGGGTTACTCAGCATGTCACTCCAGTCTGGAAGCCAATTCATGATTTACTGACAGATATCCAAAAAGTCTTGGAGGATATGGGACTTTACATTAGCAAATCTGAAA GGTGGAGCCATGTGGTGTGA
- the hexdc gene encoding hexosaminidase D isoform X2 — protein MEASALSRGKKLVHLDLKGAPPRLNYLYELIQLFSDLGANGILIEYEDMFPYEGELTILQSKSHPPYSREEILAIQDAAYSRGLEIIPLVQTFGHLEFVLKHSTFSNLREVSHCLGTLNPHSKQGLALILEMLHQVMGLHPRSTVLHIGADEVYMLGQGEESKEWLSIPGHSTDKLFLSHVTKVAKGIRETYPSLSVIMWDDMLRNMTTDTIKDSGLVGLVQPMLWDYTPTLDVAHNILLMEKYKTAGLSQQWIASSFKGSTTVYTCVTSTQRHVDNHVQWLKVVAGLSPGVDLQGIALTGWQRYDHLSVLCELMPLGLHSLASCLQTLQHGSFTQEAQHMVMEILGTGTTEVGDVERLSQGCSRSYTGMKLAELIIQLMAMLESEDLRHFESNMYVRGWFSPYHRQQKTVNPLIAQQIQKQAQMFLEAVAVKVQEVRQEMILLYPDLTVEEWVTQHVTPVWKPIHDLLTDIQKVLEDMGLYISKSERWSHVV, from the exons ATGGAAGCTAGTGCATTGTCAAGAGGCAAAAAATTGGTTCACTTGGATTTAAAAGGGGCACCTCCCAGACTTAACTACTTATATGAG CTGATCCAGCTTTTTTCTGATCTTGGTGCAAATGGCATTCTTATTGAGTATGAGGATATGTTTCCCTATGAAGGAGAGCTGACGATTCTTCAGTCAAAATCTCACCCACCATACAG CCGTGAAGAAATTCTTGCCATTCAAGATGCCGCTTATTCCAGAGGGTTGGAGATCATTCCTCTGGTGCAGACATTTGGACACCTTGAA TTTGTCCTGAAGCATAGCACCTTTAGCAATTTGCGAGAAGTAAGCCACTGCCTGGGGACCCTGAACCCACACAGCAAGCAAGGACTTGCGCTTATACTGGAGATGCTGCATCAGGTTATGGGGCTTCATCCGAGGAGCACTGTTCTGCATATCGGGGCAGATGAG GTATACATGCTGGGTCAAGGAGAGGAGTCTAAAGAGTGGTTAAGCATTCCAGGTCACAGTACTGACAAGCTGTTCCTCAGTCATGTCACTAAGGTGGCAAAAGGCATTAGGGAGACTTATCCCAGCCTCAGTGTGATAATGTGGGACGACATGCTGAGGAATATGACCACTGACACCATTAAAG ACAGTGGTCTAGTCGGACTAGTGCAGCCCATGCTGTGGGACTACACACCTACTTTGGATGTGGCCCACAACA TTCTGCTAATGGAGAAATACAAGACTGCTGGTTTATCCCAACAGTGGATTGCGAGTTCTTTCAAAGGCTCCACCACTGTATACACTTGCGTAACCAGCACACAAAGGCATGTGGACAATCATGTTCAGTGGTTAAAAGTGGTAGCTGGTCTTTCTCCTGGCGTTGATCTACAGGGCATTGCACTCACTGGCTGGCAAAG aTATGACCACCTGTCTGTTTTGTGTGAATTGATGCCCCTCGGCTTGCACTCTCTTGCCTCATGTCTGCAGACTCTACAACATG GAAGCTTTACTCAGGAAGCTCAGCACATGGTGATGGAGATACTTGGCACGGGCACAACTGAAGTTGGAGATGTAGAGAG GTTGTCTCAAGGTTGCTCCCGCTCATATACTGGCATGAAACTAGCTGAACTAATTATACAGCTAATGGCAATGCTTGAGTCTGAAGATCTCAGACACTTTGAGAGCAATAT GTATGTGAGAGGCTggttttcaccttatcacagaCAGCAAAAGACTGTCAACCCACTTATTGCACAACAAATTCAGAAACAGGCACAAAT GTTTCTGGAAGCTGTAGCGGTCAAGGTGCAGGAGGTGAGGCAGGAGATGATCCTGCTTTACCCAGACTTAACAGTGGAGGAATGGGTTACTCAGCATGTCACTCCAGTCTGGAAGCCAATTCATGATTTACTGACAGATATCCAAAAAGTCTTGGAGGATATGGGACTTTACATTAGCAAATCTGAAA GGTGGAGCCATGTGGTGTGA
- the kctd2 gene encoding BTB/POZ domain-containing protein KCTD2: MAELHIEANACGLMEQSEHRETRGSVSMRLPSPSFVLPARSGSASPGLSASRAVFGFPMKSSPTSPSESTEKPGSRWVRLNVGGTYFITTKQTLCRDPKSFLYRLCQEDPDLDSDKDETGAYLIDRDPTYFGPILNYLRHGKLIINKNLAEEGVLEEAEFYNIASLVRLVKERIRDNENRTSQGPVKHVYRVLQCQEEELTQMVSTMSDGWKFEQLISIGSSYNYGNEDQAEFLCVVSRELNNSTNGIVIEPTEKAKILQERGSRM, encoded by the exons ATGGCAGAGCTACACATTGAAGCGAACGCGTGCGGCCTCATGGAGCAGAGCGAGCACCGGGAGACCCGCGGCTCCGTTAGCATGCGCCTCCCGTCGCCCAGCTTCGTTCTTCCAGCTCGGAGCGGTTCTGCAAGTCCGGGCCTGTCTGCGTCCAGAGCTGTGTTCGGCTTCCCGATGAAAAGCAGCCCCACATCCCCATCAGAGTCCACAGAGAAACCGGGGTCCCGGTGGGTCCGGCTTAACGTCGGGGGCACCTACTTCATCACAACCAAACAAACCTTATGCAGGGATCCCAAATCCTTCTTGTACCGACTCTGTCAGGAAGACCCTGATCTAGACTCAGATAAG GATGAGACAGGAGCTTATTTGATTGATAGAGACCCCACATACTTTGGACCTATCTTGAATTACTTGAGGCACGGAAAGCTGATCATCAACAAGAACCTTGCAGAGGAGG GTGTTCTAGAGGAAGCTGAATTTTACAACATTGCGTCATTGGTGAGGCTGGTAAAGGAGAGGATACGAGACAATGAGAACAGGACGTCTCAG GGCCCAGTCAAACATGTGTATCGTGTACTTCAGTGCCAAGAAGAGGAACTCACTCAAATGGTCTCCACAATGTCTGATGGGTGGAAATTTGAACAG CTTATAAGCATTGGCTCCTCTTACAACTACGGAAATGAGGACCAAGCAGAGTTTCTGTGTGTGGTTTCCCGGGAACTCAACAATTCCACTAATGGTATTGTTATTGAGCCAACTGAGAAGGCTAAG ATCCTTCAGGAGAGAGGTTCCCGGATGTGA